From Chitinophagales bacterium, the proteins below share one genomic window:
- a CDS encoding HAMP domain-containing histidine kinase — translation MSIYEQRNRWKMILLIVLLLIISASVWYTNFLAGKLAREERKKMELIADVYQRIRNPTGNEDVGFMFHVIETNETVPLILIDDSGIVRGYKNLDTLRAAQDTSYIRRELASMKAAHKPIDIKYTADAHQYIYYSDSYLLVQLRYFPFIQFSIILAFLLVAYLTFSTSRRAEQNRVWVGMAKETAHQLGTPISALSGWVEHMKLILGNHSAASVIPDVEKDIARLELIAQRFSKIGSKPELVSTNLYIEMEHSVEYIRRRASGKVSINIYAEQENNLDALISPPLFEWVIENLMKNALDAISGNGSIDIFLKKEEHQVFVDIKDSGKGIPASKFKTVFKPGYSTKKRGWGLGLSLAKRIVEEYHKGKIFVKESQPGKGTTFRIILKA, via the coding sequence ATGAGCATCTACGAACAGAGGAACCGCTGGAAGATGATTTTGCTGATTGTGTTGCTCCTTATTATTTCCGCTTCTGTGTGGTATACTAACTTCCTCGCCGGTAAGCTTGCCCGAGAGGAAAGAAAAAAAATGGAACTGATTGCTGATGTATACCAGCGTATCAGAAACCCCACAGGAAATGAAGATGTTGGTTTCATGTTTCATGTAATTGAAACTAATGAAACCGTTCCTCTTATTCTGATTGATGATAGTGGAATTGTCAGGGGCTATAAAAACCTTGATACATTACGCGCAGCTCAGGATACGTCCTATATACGCCGTGAGCTTGCATCAATGAAAGCAGCGCACAAGCCAATCGACATTAAATATACCGCTGATGCACATCAATACATTTACTATAGTGATTCTTATTTACTGGTACAGCTGCGGTATTTTCCATTTATACAGTTTTCAATCATTCTGGCTTTCCTGCTGGTAGCATATTTAACATTCAGCACCTCCAGGCGTGCAGAGCAAAACCGGGTATGGGTAGGGATGGCTAAAGAAACCGCTCATCAGTTGGGAACTCCAATATCCGCGCTTTCCGGTTGGGTAGAGCATATGAAGCTTATACTGGGAAACCATAGTGCAGCCTCGGTGATTCCCGATGTTGAAAAAGATATAGCACGACTGGAGTTGATTGCACAGCGCTTTTCAAAGATTGGCTCAAAGCCGGAATTAGTATCTACCAACCTGTATATAGAAATGGAGCACAGCGTTGAATATATACGGCGAAGAGCTTCGGGAAAAGTATCCATCAATATTTATGCAGAACAGGAAAATAATTTAGATGCGCTTATCAGCCCGCCTTTATTTGAATGGGTAATTGAGAACCTGATGAAAAATGCCCTTGATGCAATAAGTGGTAATGGCAGCATCGACATTTTCCTGAAAAAAGAAGAGCATCAGGTTTTTGTGGATATTAAAGATAGTGGCAAGGGCATACCTGCGTCAAAGTTTAAAACTGTTTTTAAACCGGGCTATTCTACAAAAAAACGGGGATGGGGTTTAGGCCTGTCACTTGCTAAACGAATTGTGGAAGAATATCACAAAGGGAAAATATTTGTAAAAGAATCCCAGCCTGGTAAAGGCACCACCTTCCGGATTATTTTAAAGGCTTAA
- a CDS encoding DUF4907 domain-containing protein, with amino-acid sequence MKTLFFISIFYCSINILHAQQAAPLSPASSQQNSAVINTQFTYKIIDASDKTFGYDLYADSKLVIHQLSIPAMPGNDGFKTKADAEKVAQLVITKMKKGEMPPTVSVEELKKLKVIK; translated from the coding sequence ATGAAAACACTCTTTTTTATTTCCATTTTTTACTGTTCAATAAATATCCTTCATGCCCAACAGGCAGCACCATTATCGCCTGCATCTTCGCAGCAGAATAGCGCAGTAATAAACACCCAATTCACCTATAAAATCATTGATGCTTCCGATAAAACTTTTGGTTACGACTTGTATGCCGATAGCAAGTTGGTTATTCATCAACTGAGTATTCCGGCAATGCCGGGCAATGATGGATTTAAAACAAAGGCAGATGCAGAGAAAGTGGCGCAGCTGGTGATCACCAAAATGAAAAAAGGAGAAATGCCGCCAACGGTTTCTGTAGAGGAATTAAAGAAATTGAAGGTGATTAAATAA
- the kdsB gene encoding 3-deoxy-manno-octulosonate cytidylyltransferase: protein MRFLAIIPSRYASTRFPGKPLQLINGKPMLQHVFERVKESGLFERAVVATDDMRIEKAVENFGGDVIMTSLHHQSGTGRCAEAAEKIGGNFEVIINVQGDEPFIEHTQLKMLCRCFLDNTVKIATLIKKIEKQEELFDSNVVKCVTDISGKALYFSRSPIPFLRDKPQKEWVYSTDYFKHIGIYGYRIKELLHLVKLPPNRLEQAESLEQLRWLSSGFTIHTALTEIETVAIDTPEDLLKIR, encoded by the coding sequence TTGAGATTTCTTGCCATCATCCCATCACGATATGCCTCCACACGTTTTCCTGGAAAGCCGTTGCAATTAATTAATGGCAAACCCATGCTTCAGCATGTCTTTGAAAGGGTAAAGGAAAGTGGATTGTTTGAAAGAGCAGTGGTTGCAACGGATGATATGCGAATTGAAAAAGCAGTGGAAAACTTTGGCGGAGATGTGATAATGACATCCCTTCATCATCAATCAGGAACGGGTAGATGTGCAGAGGCAGCAGAAAAAATCGGTGGTAATTTTGAAGTAATAATAAATGTGCAGGGTGATGAGCCTTTTATCGAGCATACTCAATTAAAGATGTTGTGCCGTTGCTTCCTCGATAACACGGTTAAAATTGCTACTCTGATAAAAAAAATTGAAAAGCAGGAAGAGCTATTCGATTCAAATGTAGTTAAATGTGTAACTGATATCAGCGGAAAAGCATTGTATTTCAGCCGTTCACCAATACCATTCTTGAGAGATAAGCCTCAAAAAGAATGGGTCTATTCTACAGACTATTTTAAACACATAGGTATATATGGGTATCGAATTAAGGAATTGTTGCACCTGGTTAAATTGCCACCAAACCGTTTAGAACAAGCTGAATCACTGGAACAGCTACGCTGGCTTTCCAGCGGATTTACAATACATACCGCATTAACTGAAATAGAAACGGTGGCTATTGATACTCCTGAGGATCTCCTCAAGATCAGGTGA
- a CDS encoding tetratricopeptide repeat protein, with translation MNKFFLIISICVASFSGMAQQSKIDSLKQVLETATEDTSKVKILNALARKFWKMGDYAQAKKYGNNALALSEKITFRIGEADAHNVIGVIYADQGNYPESLKNYFASLQISEEIGDKKRIATCYGNIGIIYDYQGNYPEALKNYFTSLKIDEEIGNKNGLANNYNNIGFIYYEQGNTSEALNNYSACLKVSEEIGDKIGIAASYGNIGIAHRKQGNYPEALQNYFASLKIKEEIRTRREWLSIMLISEMFILSKKTIPRG, from the coding sequence ATGAATAAATTTTTTTTGATCATCAGCATTTGTGTTGCATCATTTTCGGGGATGGCCCAACAGAGTAAAATTGATTCGCTCAAGCAAGTGTTGGAAACAGCAACTGAAGACACGAGCAAAGTAAAGATATTAAACGCTCTGGCTCGTAAATTTTGGAAAATGGGAGACTACGCTCAGGCAAAGAAATATGGTAACAATGCTTTAGCCCTCTCTGAAAAAATAACTTTTAGAATTGGCGAAGCCGACGCTCATAACGTCATTGGAGTTATTTATGCCGATCAAGGTAACTATCCGGAATCATTAAAAAATTATTTTGCTTCCCTGCAAATAAGTGAAGAAATCGGAGACAAAAAAAGAATCGCTACTTGTTATGGCAACATCGGCATTATATATGATTATCAAGGCAACTATCCGGAGGCATTGAAAAATTATTTTACCTCCTTGAAAATAGATGAAGAAATCGGAAACAAAAACGGACTTGCAAATAATTACAATAACATCGGGTTTATTTATTACGAGCAGGGCAATACTTCCGAAGCACTAAATAATTACTCTGCTTGCCTAAAAGTTTCTGAAGAAATTGGAGACAAAATCGGGATCGCTGCTTCTTACGGTAATATCGGAATTGCTCATAGAAAACAAGGCAACTATCCTGAAGCACTGCAAAATTATTTTGCTTCTTTGAAAATAAAAGAAGAAATAAGGACAAGAAGGGAATGGCTATCGATTATGTTAATATCGGAAATGTTTATTCTGAGCAAGAAAACTATCCCGAGGGGGTGA
- a CDS encoding T9SS type A sorting domain-containing protein, producing MKKFQRHYIGSRKLFTLFSGFLMLLHIQMATAQWTQTRGPQGGSVTALAQIGTTIYAGTAGGQIYSVSGFGNEWVKENSGLPYYKINAILPAGMFAATYGGGIYLSTDLGINWTESNSGLGNLNVNTLVQSGTMLLAGTDSGMYYSSDNAATWNICQSGLTSSSRINSTLLSGSEVYASTIAGAIFSSNDNGINWNLKGNILAYSHLVLSDSDTLYEENFGLIRESDDGGVTWNFWSHLNNYEYVTAMIKTGSSFIAGSPTGVQISTDNGTSWQHSTDKYVFALMLSGANLFMGDVAGVSISYDNGLNWTYSNEGLVASGCNALAWSGGDLFTEDYETKGVIRSEDDGASWSIANDGLVFTPDPWYGNLITDGNNLFLFNYYDWFKWSPFSSSWSELPNPGFSFGFIALDSPDIYVVPGDSYDPYLYHSSDYGVTWENILITDSLDHIYEVSVLNGEVYTIVHSPNYTNNIYYSSDNGSTFSATNLPLDSFAIPCCLFLSDSALYVRYFDGGTITELRSLDQGATWDQIGQGVFNFVWDLKFSGTNIFAATDSGVLLSNDKGDTWTSVNDGLSNLKVYSLALSSTEIYAPTYGAGVWKRPLQNILSAPDVEADAFSFSIYPNPFQRSTTLHYKLQKNSTVSLEVFDLFGQKVKMILRNESQIAGEYQYSFSGNSEGIYFVRMIVDGIIFSKKIIQVR from the coding sequence ATGAAAAAATTTCAACGGCATTACATCGGGAGTCGAAAATTATTTACTCTCTTCTCCGGCTTCCTTATGCTACTCCATATTCAAATGGCAACCGCGCAATGGACCCAAACTAGGGGACCTCAGGGTGGAAGTGTAACTGCGCTTGCACAAATCGGTACTACCATTTATGCCGGAACCGCGGGAGGTCAGATTTACAGCGTATCAGGATTCGGAAATGAATGGGTAAAAGAAAACAGCGGATTGCCGTATTATAAAATCAACGCTATTCTTCCCGCAGGAATGTTCGCTGCCACCTATGGCGGCGGAATTTATCTTTCAACTGATTTAGGTATCAACTGGACTGAGAGCAATAGCGGATTGGGGAATTTAAATGTGAACACCTTGGTTCAATCCGGCACCATGCTGTTGGCAGGAACAGATTCCGGCATGTATTATTCTTCCGACAATGCCGCAACCTGGAACATCTGTCAATCAGGTTTAACTTCTTCTTCACGCATCAATTCAACATTGCTTTCAGGAAGTGAGGTTTATGCAAGCACTATTGCAGGTGCAATTTTTTCTTCAAATGACAACGGCATTAATTGGAATTTGAAGGGGAATATTTTGGCGTACTCACATCTTGTGCTATCAGATTCAGATACTTTGTACGAGGAAAATTTTGGGCTTATCCGTGAATCCGATGATGGGGGCGTAACCTGGAATTTTTGGAGCCATCTTAACAATTATGAATACGTGACGGCAATGATAAAAACTGGTTCATCATTCATCGCAGGCTCGCCAACAGGAGTTCAGATTTCTACAGACAATGGAACCTCGTGGCAGCACTCAACTGATAAATATGTTTTTGCTCTCATGCTCTCAGGAGCAAACCTTTTCATGGGTGATGTTGCCGGCGTGTCAATTTCCTATGATAATGGGCTTAACTGGACTTACTCCAATGAGGGATTAGTTGCATCAGGTTGTAATGCACTCGCCTGGAGTGGGGGTGATTTGTTCACTGAAGATTATGAAACCAAAGGTGTAATCAGGTCAGAAGATGATGGTGCAAGCTGGAGCATAGCAAATGATGGCTTAGTTTTTACTCCTGATCCATGGTACGGTAACTTGATTACTGATGGAAACAACCTTTTTCTTTTCAACTATTACGACTGGTTTAAATGGTCGCCGTTTTCTTCATCGTGGTCTGAGCTTCCAAACCCGGGCTTCTCTTTCGGATTTATAGCACTTGACAGCCCGGACATCTATGTTGTGCCCGGTGATTCTTATGATCCTTATCTGTATCATTCTTCTGACTATGGAGTAACATGGGAAAATATCCTAATTACAGATTCTTTGGATCACATTTATGAGGTTTCTGTCCTAAACGGCGAAGTGTATACTATTGTTCATTCCCCCAATTATACCAACAATATTTATTACTCTTCTGATAACGGTTCTACATTTAGCGCTACCAATCTCCCGCTTGATTCATTCGCAATTCCTTGTTGTCTTTTCCTATCTGACTCTGCGCTTTATGTCCGCTATTTCGATGGCGGCACCATCACAGAGCTTCGTTCTTTGGATCAAGGAGCTACATGGGATCAAATTGGGCAGGGGGTATTCAATTTCGTATGGGATCTAAAATTTTCCGGAACAAACATTTTTGCAGCAACTGACTCAGGCGTTTTATTATCCAATGATAAGGGCGATACCTGGACTTCTGTAAATGATGGATTATCGAATTTGAAAGTGTATTCACTTGCTTTAAGCAGTACGGAAATTTATGCACCCACTTACGGCGCAGGGGTTTGGAAGCGGCCACTTCAGAATATTCTCAGTGCTCCGGATGTTGAAGCAGATGCTTTTTCCTTTTCTATTTATCCCAATCCCTTTCAACGGTCAACAACACTGCATTACAAACTTCAAAAAAATTCTACTGTCTCACTCGAAGTTTTTGACCTCTTCGGACAAAAAGTAAAAATGATTTTGCGAAATGAAAGTCAAATTGCTGGAGAGTATCAGTATTCATTCAGCGGAAATAGTGAAGGGATTTATTTCGTAAGGATGATAGTGGATGGAATAATTTTCTCTAAGAAAATTATTCAAGTTCGATAG
- a CDS encoding tetratricopeptide repeat protein, whose product MAIDYVNIGNVYSEQENYPEGVKNYFASLKIREEIGDKEGIANSYISLGLVNIKLKKFPEARKYLEDALSVSKEIGGRNDIKEAYAGLAEASAGANDYKKAYEYHQLYSDMKDTLLNEESSKLTAQMKEQYESEKKDAQISLLNRDNELHTEQVWVQRIIKNVLITGFALFLFIAFLFINRLRLRQTLKLQMIRNKIAGDLHDDVGSMLSSIAIYSELVNEEVKEKSPKASSLLYTINENARGTIESMSDVVWAINPKNDRFENILQRMRTFASGILEAKNIDLKFDASSSLPGLKLSMENRKNLYLIFKEAVNNVAKYSSSKTCTIKLRLEGKMLKMKIEDDGEGFDLNDYTPGYGLLSMRRRSEEMKGDISIQSAEGKGTTIHLFFPAT is encoded by the coding sequence ATGGCTATCGATTATGTTAATATCGGAAATGTTTATTCTGAGCAAGAAAACTATCCCGAGGGGGTGAAAAATTATTTTGCTTCTTTGAAAATAAGAGAAGAAATCGGAGACAAGGAGGGGATTGCTAATTCCTACATCAGTCTCGGGTTAGTTAATATTAAACTTAAAAAATTTCCAGAGGCAAGAAAGTATTTAGAGGATGCACTCTCAGTTTCAAAAGAAATCGGAGGTAGAAATGATATTAAAGAAGCATATGCAGGTTTGGCAGAGGCGTCTGCAGGGGCGAATGACTACAAAAAAGCTTACGAGTATCACCAGTTGTATTCTGATATGAAAGACACGTTGCTAAATGAAGAAAGCAGCAAGCTAACTGCCCAAATGAAAGAGCAATATGAAAGTGAAAAGAAAGATGCTCAAATTTCTCTGCTTAATAGAGATAACGAGCTTCACACAGAGCAAGTCTGGGTACAACGAATTATCAAAAATGTTCTTATAACCGGTTTCGCCCTGTTCCTCTTTATAGCATTTCTTTTCATCAATCGCTTGCGCCTAAGGCAAACCTTGAAATTGCAAATGATTAGAAATAAAATTGCCGGTGATCTGCATGATGATGTTGGCAGCATGCTTAGCAGCATTGCCATCTATAGCGAACTCGTGAATGAAGAAGTGAAAGAGAAATCTCCGAAAGCATCATCGCTGCTTTATACCATCAATGAGAATGCTCGGGGCACCATCGAATCAATGAGTGATGTGGTGTGGGCAATCAACCCAAAGAATGATCGCTTTGAAAACATACTCCAACGCATGCGCACGTTTGCATCAGGAATTCTCGAGGCAAAAAATATTGATTTAAAGTTTGATGCCTCCTCTTCTCTGCCGGGATTGAAGTTGTCGATGGAAAACAGAAAAAATCTGTATCTCATCTTTAAGGAAGCAGTAAACAACGTAGCAAAATATTCTTCATCTAAGACTTGCACAATTAAATTGAGGCTTGAAGGAAAAATGCTGAAAATGAAAATTGAAGATGATGGCGAGGGCTTTGATTTGAATGATTACACCCCTGGATATGGATTGTTGAGCATGAGAAGACGCAGTGAAGAAATGAAGGGGGATATTAGCATTCAATCAGCGGAAGGAAAAGGAACAACTATTCATCTTTTTTTTCCTGCTACATGA
- a CDS encoding T9SS type A sorting domain-containing protein, with translation MKNVYRQQYLKSLKLVSILFSFVLVFYSQLAPAQWTQTKGPQGGSVTALAQIGTTIYAGTAGGQIYRTSEFGNGWTKENSGLYGYQINAILPEGMLAATYGGGIYLSTDLGINWIERNNGLGNFHANTLVQSGSILLVGTDSGMYYSSDNAATWNICQSGLTSSSRINSILLSGTKVFASTSIGEIFVSDDNGVNWSWKANLQAGMQLMLSDAGVLYAAYPSGGAPIRKSEDEGLTWSVWTYTNYFPVTVLIKSGSSFIAGSSTGVQISIDNGVSWQHYLYSSETHVNAIMISGTTLYMGDYAGASVSYDNGINWTYSNVGLVATNCYALVSSAGNLFSEDYEDQGVFRSEDDGETWSMVNDGLPLSYDPWYGLLLADGNNLFISNYYNLFAWSPSSSSWLALPNTGFNFSGIAIDSPDIYVASQDYYDHYLHHSPDYGTTWNNILVADTVNYISDVVFSKNELYALTWSSFYFSPDNGNTFFSIPRPDSGQLFYKDPLSIFLSDSALYANYFNAYTSAAFRSADHGTSWNQIGKGVFTYVYDMKFSGASIFAATDSGVFLSADEGTSWISVNEGLPETDVRHLEIQETKIYATTMGQGIWQRSLQSILSIPDIAGDNFNFSIYPNPFQQATLTHYTLKGSSIISLEVYNFLGQKVKTILQNESQVAGEHQYPFSGNSEGIYFIKMIVDGKIFSKKIIQLKYP, from the coding sequence ATGAAAAATGTATACCGGCAGCAATACCTGAAGTCTTTAAAATTAGTTTCTATCCTCTTCAGTTTCGTTTTGGTATTCTATAGTCAACTGGCGCCCGCGCAATGGACGCAAACTAAGGGACCTCAGGGCGGAAGTGTAACTGCGCTTGCACAAATCGGTACTACCATTTATGCTGGAACTGCCGGAGGTCAGATCTACAGAACTTCTGAATTCGGTAATGGGTGGACAAAAGAAAACAGCGGGCTGTATGGTTATCAAATCAATGCTATTCTTCCAGAGGGAATGTTAGCCGCCACTTATGGTGGGGGAATTTATCTTTCAACTGATTTGGGAATTAACTGGATCGAACGCAACAACGGCTTGGGAAATTTCCATGCGAACACGTTGGTTCAATCCGGCTCAATACTTTTGGTTGGAACAGATTCCGGCATGTATTACTCTTCAGATAATGCCGCAACCTGGAATATCTGCCAATCAGGTTTAACTTCTTCTTCACGCATCAATTCAATACTGCTTTCAGGCACTAAAGTTTTTGCAAGCACTTCCATAGGTGAAATTTTTGTTTCTGATGATAATGGGGTGAACTGGAGTTGGAAGGCAAACCTGCAGGCAGGAATGCAACTCATGTTATCAGATGCAGGTGTGTTGTATGCAGCATATCCGTCTGGAGGTGCACCGATCCGTAAATCAGAGGACGAAGGTTTGACCTGGAGTGTATGGACCTATACTAACTATTTTCCCGTAACGGTGCTAATAAAAAGTGGCTCATCCTTTATAGCAGGTTCGTCTACAGGCGTTCAAATTTCTATTGACAATGGAGTATCGTGGCAACACTACCTCTACTCGTCAGAAACACATGTAAATGCAATCATGATTTCAGGAACAACCCTCTATATGGGTGATTATGCCGGAGCATCCGTTTCTTATGATAATGGTATTAACTGGACTTACTCCAATGTGGGTTTAGTTGCCACCAATTGTTACGCACTTGTTTCAAGTGCTGGTAATTTGTTTTCTGAAGATTATGAGGATCAGGGAGTATTCAGGTCGGAAGATGATGGTGAAACCTGGAGTATGGTAAATGATGGCTTACCCTTGTCATATGACCCATGGTACGGTCTACTGCTAGCCGATGGAAATAATCTTTTTATAAGTAACTACTATAATTTATTTGCCTGGTCGCCATCTTCCTCATCCTGGCTTGCACTTCCTAACACCGGCTTTAATTTTTCTGGAATTGCAATTGACAGCCCTGATATTTATGTTGCCTCTCAGGATTATTATGATCATTATCTGCATCACTCTCCTGACTATGGCACAACCTGGAACAACATCCTGGTTGCGGATACCGTCAATTACATTTCTGATGTGGTATTCTCAAAAAATGAACTGTACGCTCTTACCTGGTCTTCTTTTTATTTTTCCCCTGATAATGGCAATACATTTTTCTCAATCCCTCGGCCCGATTCAGGTCAATTGTTCTACAAAGATCCTCTTTCAATCTTTCTCTCTGACTCTGCACTGTATGCCAATTATTTTAATGCTTACACGAGTGCGGCTTTTCGCTCCGCTGATCATGGCACTTCATGGAATCAAATTGGGAAAGGTGTATTCACTTACGTCTACGACATGAAATTTTCGGGAGCAAGCATTTTTGCAGCTACGGATTCAGGAGTGTTTTTATCGGCTGATGAAGGAACATCATGGATTTCTGTAAATGAAGGACTACCGGAAACGGATGTCCGTCATCTTGAAATACAGGAAACGAAAATCTATGCAACCACTATGGGCCAGGGAATATGGCAACGATCTCTTCAGAGTATTCTCAGTATTCCTGATATTGCAGGAGATAATTTCAACTTTTCTATTTATCCCAATCCATTTCAGCAGGCAACCTTAACGCATTACACACTCAAAGGAAGTTCTATTATATCTCTCGAAGTCTATAATTTCCTTGGACAAAAAGTTAAAACGATTTTGCAAAATGAAAGCCAGGTTGCTGGAGAGCATCAGTATCCATTCAGCGGAAATAGTGAAGGGATTTATTTCATTAAGATGATAGTGGATGGAAAAATCTTCTCTAAAAAAATTATTCAGCTAAAATATCCATAA
- a CDS encoding response regulator transcription factor: protein MNGHVVIKVSIFEDNKSLRNGLSQLIERSPGFELYGAYPDCNNLIKELNLATPDVVLMDIHMPGINGIEGVKMIRENFPDVKILMQTIFDEDDMVFQSICAGASGYLLKNTSGTKLIEAIHEVIAGGAPMTPVIASKVLNLFQKNSAPKSGEVFMLNEKEKQVLSLLTQGLSYKMIAAEMNITIDGVRFYIRKIYETLHVHSMTEAVSKALKHKLV, encoded by the coding sequence ATGAATGGACATGTGGTGATTAAAGTATCAATCTTCGAAGACAATAAATCTTTACGCAATGGTTTGTCTCAGCTTATTGAACGCTCACCCGGTTTTGAATTATACGGTGCATATCCGGATTGCAATAACCTGATCAAAGAACTTAATCTCGCCACACCCGATGTAGTGCTGATGGACATTCACATGCCCGGCATTAATGGAATTGAAGGTGTTAAGATGATCCGGGAAAATTTTCCAGATGTAAAAATTCTGATGCAAACGATTTTCGATGAAGATGATATGGTGTTTCAATCCATTTGTGCAGGCGCTTCAGGATATTTGCTTAAGAATACTTCCGGCACAAAATTAATTGAAGCCATTCATGAAGTGATCGCCGGCGGTGCGCCTATGACACCTGTGATTGCAAGCAAAGTGCTGAATTTGTTTCAAAAAAATTCAGCACCCAAGTCCGGTGAAGTATTCATGCTGAATGAAAAAGAAAAACAAGTGCTCTCATTACTTACCCAAGGGCTCAGCTATAAAATGATTGCGGCGGAAATGAATATTACTATTGACGGCGTTCGCTTTTACATTCGCAAAATTTATGAAACACTGCACGTCCATTCTATGACTGAAGCAGTTTCAAAAGCACTGAAACATAAATTGGTTTAA